The Paenibacillus uliginis N3/975 genome has a window encoding:
- the ltrA gene encoding group II intron reverse transcriptase/maturase yields the protein MRSHEEQRQQNISQESLRQREAVKPSGYAGAPSSSSAQIAPSSREDQSELLERMLEGNNLRLAYKRVVQNGGAPGVDRVTVAELQAYLKTHWETVKAELLAGAYKPAPVKRVEIPKPGGSVRLLGIPTVMDRFLQQALLQVMNPIFDAHFSWYSYGFRPGKRAHDAVKQAQSYIQSGRRWTVDMDLEKFFDRVNHDMIMARIARKVKDKRVLKLIRSFLNAGVMTEGELERTEEGTPQGSPLSPLLANILLDDLDKELTKRGLRFVRYADDCQIFVASKRAGERVLESVIRFVEGKLKLKVNRDKSAVDRPWNRKFLGFSFLSNKQATIRLAPKTLSRMKERIRELTNRMWSVSMEERISRLNQYLMGWIGYFRIASAKKHCEALDKWIRRRLRMCLWKQWKRVRTRIRELRALGLPNWAVFMMANSRRGAWEMSRNTNNALSISYWETKGLKSLLSRYLELC from the coding sequence ATGCGTTCGCATGAAGAGCAACGACAGCAGAATATCTCGCAAGAGAGCTTGCGGCAAAGAGAAGCGGTGAAGCCGTCAGGGTATGCCGGAGCGCCGAGTTCTTCGTCGGCACAAATCGCCCCTTCCTCTCGCGAAGACCAGAGCGAGTTGTTGGAGCGAATGCTCGAAGGAAACAACCTTCGGCTTGCTTACAAGCGAGTGGTTCAGAATGGAGGAGCACCCGGTGTGGACCGTGTAACGGTAGCGGAGCTACAAGCTTACCTGAAAACACATTGGGAAACGGTGAAAGCCGAACTCCTTGCAGGGGCATATAAACCCGCGCCCGTCAAACGGGTGGAAATTCCCAAACCCGGAGGCAGTGTGCGGCTATTAGGCATCCCGACCGTGATGGACCGTTTTCTCCAACAGGCGCTTTTGCAGGTGATGAATCCGATCTTTGATGCCCATTTCTCATGGTACAGCTACGGCTTCAGACCAGGAAAGCGAGCACACGACGCGGTGAAACAAGCCCAAAGCTACATCCAAAGCGGACGGCGATGGACAGTAGACATGGACCTGGAGAAATTCTTTGACCGAGTCAACCATGATATGATCATGGCGAGGATTGCACGAAAGGTAAAGGACAAGCGAGTCCTGAAACTGATTCGCAGCTTTCTGAACGCCGGAGTGATGACAGAAGGAGAGTTGGAGCGTACGGAAGAAGGGACACCACAAGGTAGCCCCCTGAGTCCGCTACTGGCAAACATTCTGCTGGATGATCTAGACAAAGAACTGACGAAACGGGGACTTCGATTCGTCCGCTATGCGGACGACTGCCAGATCTTCGTGGCGAGTAAGCGCGCGGGTGAACGTGTGTTAGAATCGGTGATTCGCTTTGTGGAAGGAAAGTTGAAGCTGAAAGTGAATCGGGATAAAAGCGCAGTGGACCGACCTTGGAATCGCAAGTTCCTTGGTTTTAGCTTTCTGTCTAACAAACAGGCAACGATTCGTTTAGCCCCAAAGACGCTCTCTCGTATGAAAGAGAGAATTAGGGAGCTCACGAACCGGATGTGGTCTGTGTCGATGGAGGAGAGAATTTCACGTTTAAACCAATACCTTATGGGGTGGATTGGTTATTTCCGCATCGCCTCAGCAAAGAAACACTGCGAAGCACTGGACAAATGGATTCGGAGAAGATTGCGTATGTGCCTGTGGAAGCAGTGGAAACGCGTGAGGACACGCATTCGAGAACTGAGGGCGCTGGGACTGCCTAATTGGGCGGTTTTCATGATGGCCAACTCCCGCCGAGGAGCCTGGGAAATGTCTCGGAACACAAATAATGCCCTCTCGATTTCCTATTGGGAAACGAAAGGGCTGAAAAGTTTACTTTCTCGTTATTTGGAACTTTGTTAA
- a CDS encoding heptaprenylglyceryl phosphate synthase has product MTLKDMIKPWRHVFKLDPEKEIHDDVLDEICMSGTDAIMVGGSTGVTYENTVDLMSRVRRYELPCVQEVSDLEAVVPGFDLYMVPMVLNTPDPTWILERHRQGIERYGYMIPWDLVVTEGYIVLNPDATVAKLTRAEAQISEESAVAYAQIADKLMNLPVVYLEYSGTFGDMDTVRTVRRSLDNAQLFYGGGITTAEQAAEAASVSDTVVVGNVIYDHLAQALETVKAVKG; this is encoded by the coding sequence ATGACGTTGAAAGATATGATAAAGCCTTGGAGGCATGTATTTAAGCTCGATCCCGAGAAAGAGATCCATGATGATGTGCTGGATGAGATATGCATGTCGGGAACCGATGCGATTATGGTGGGTGGCTCTACAGGAGTGACCTATGAAAATACTGTAGATTTAATGTCACGCGTACGCCGTTACGAGCTTCCGTGTGTACAGGAGGTATCCGATCTGGAGGCAGTTGTGCCTGGTTTTGACCTGTATATGGTTCCGATGGTGCTTAACACGCCTGACCCGACATGGATCCTGGAACGTCACCGCCAGGGAATCGAACGTTATGGATATATGATTCCATGGGATCTGGTGGTCACCGAGGGCTACATTGTACTGAACCCGGATGCTACGGTAGCCAAGCTTACCAGAGCAGAGGCACAGATCAGCGAAGAATCAGCGGTGGCTTATGCCCAAATCGCGGACAAGCTGATGAACCTGCCGGTTGTCTATTTGGAGTATAGCGGTACTTTTGGCGATATGGATACAGTGCGTACAGTTCGCAGATCATTGGATAACGCTCAACTGTTCTATGGCGGCGGGATTACGACAGCTGAACAAGCAGCTGAAGCGGCTTCCGTATCAGATACCGTAGTGGTCGGCAACGTAATCTATGATCACTTGGCTCAGGCACTAGAAACGGTTAAAGCCGTGAAAGGCTAA
- the pcrA gene encoding DNA helicase PcrA translates to MQPINIHEAVQRLNPEQRKAVEATDGPLLIMAGAGSGKTRVLTHRIAYLIATRKAPPWSILAITFTNKAAREMQERVSKLVGNEGRDIWVSTFHSMCVRILRKDIERIGFTSNFSILDSTDQLSVIRNCMKHLNIDTKKFEPKAIQATMSAAKNELISPQQYEQKAGDYFESLVAKVYTEYQKRLKSNNSLDFDDLIMTTIQLFKEMPEVLDFYQRKFQYIHVDEYQDTNRAQYMLCRMLADSHHRICVVGDSDQSIYRWRGADISNILNFEQDYPEARTILLEQNYRSTSNILNAANKVIALNTGRKPKNLWTEQGEGPKIKVFRGDSEHDEGYFVTSEINKNVKTGKPYQDHAILYRTNAQSRVIEEVLIKSDIPYQIVGGVKFYDRKEIKDLLAYLRLISNPDDDISLTRIINVPKRSIGDTTVGKLAAAAGERGMSIFRVLQVVDDLGFAGRTRNALVEFYDMIAALNRMVEFLSVTELTEKVLEMSEYRTELQTENTIESRSRLENIEEFLSVTQEFEKNNEDKTLVSFLTDLALIADIDSMNDEEEDRSDAVVLMTMHSAKGLEFPVVFIIGMEEGVFPHSRAFSDNEELEEERRLAYVGITRAEKQLFLSCARMRTLFGRTTANPPSRFLEEIPDELKEDTQMAQDRYRRGGNVGGSYAGRGFGSGGGSNFGGGRSKDLSLGGSTASAAAAQKSRVTVTTGAPARPATSAGSSDGFKAGDKVAHGKWGTGTIVAVKGTGNDMELQIAFPAPVGVKRLLAGFAPITKVE, encoded by the coding sequence ATGCAGCCCATTAACATACACGAGGCCGTCCAGCGCCTCAACCCCGAGCAGCGGAAGGCCGTCGAAGCGACTGACGGACCGCTGCTCATTATGGCCGGAGCCGGATCAGGCAAGACACGAGTGCTTACGCACCGGATCGCTTATCTCATCGCTACACGAAAAGCCCCGCCATGGAGCATTTTGGCTATAACCTTTACGAACAAAGCCGCCCGCGAGATGCAAGAACGGGTATCCAAGCTTGTTGGCAATGAGGGCCGAGACATTTGGGTATCCACATTCCACTCCATGTGTGTGCGTATCCTCCGTAAAGATATTGAACGGATCGGATTCACCTCAAACTTCAGCATTTTGGACTCCACCGACCAGCTATCGGTTATCCGCAACTGTATGAAGCATCTTAACATCGATACCAAAAAGTTTGAGCCAAAAGCGATTCAAGCGACGATGAGCGCGGCCAAGAATGAACTCATCTCTCCGCAGCAGTACGAGCAGAAAGCGGGAGATTATTTTGAAAGCCTCGTTGCCAAGGTTTACACCGAATATCAAAAACGTCTGAAGAGTAACAACTCGCTCGATTTCGACGATCTCATTATGACAACGATCCAGCTGTTTAAGGAAATGCCGGAAGTTCTCGACTTCTATCAGCGTAAATTCCAGTATATTCACGTTGATGAGTACCAGGACACGAACCGGGCGCAGTACATGCTATGCCGCATGTTGGCTGACAGCCACCACCGTATTTGTGTAGTGGGTGACAGTGACCAATCCATTTACCGCTGGCGCGGAGCTGATATCAGCAACATTTTGAACTTTGAACAAGATTATCCGGAAGCGCGGACGATTTTGCTGGAGCAGAATTACCGTTCCACTTCGAATATATTGAATGCGGCGAACAAGGTCATAGCCCTGAATACAGGACGTAAGCCGAAGAACCTGTGGACCGAGCAGGGAGAAGGGCCGAAGATCAAGGTGTTCCGCGGGGATTCGGAGCATGATGAGGGCTATTTTGTCACCTCCGAAATTAACAAAAACGTGAAAACAGGCAAGCCCTATCAAGACCATGCTATTCTGTACCGTACGAACGCCCAGTCCCGGGTCATTGAGGAAGTTCTGATTAAGTCGGACATCCCGTACCAAATCGTCGGCGGCGTTAAGTTCTACGACCGTAAAGAGATCAAGGACTTGCTCGCATACCTGCGGCTAATCTCCAACCCGGATGATGACATCAGCCTGACGCGGATCATCAATGTACCGAAAAGAAGCATCGGTGATACGACCGTCGGCAAGCTGGCGGCTGCGGCCGGTGAACGTGGAATGTCAATCTTCCGGGTGCTCCAAGTGGTGGACGATCTCGGTTTTGCAGGCCGTACCCGCAACGCGTTGGTCGAATTCTACGATATGATCGCAGCACTGAACAGAATGGTTGAGTTCCTGTCGGTAACCGAGCTGACGGAAAAAGTATTGGAAATGTCCGAATACCGGACGGAGCTACAGACAGAGAATACGATTGAATCTAGATCCCGTCTCGAAAACATTGAGGAGTTCTTGTCCGTTACACAGGAATTTGAGAAAAATAACGAGGACAAAACTCTCGTTTCGTTCCTCACCGATCTTGCGCTCATCGCCGACATCGATTCCATGAACGATGAGGAGGAGGATCGCAGCGATGCCGTCGTGCTTATGACGATGCACAGCGCCAAAGGTCTGGAGTTTCCAGTTGTGTTCATCATCGGGATGGAGGAGGGCGTGTTCCCGCACAGCCGTGCCTTTTCGGATAACGAAGAGCTGGAAGAGGAACGTCGTTTGGCTTACGTTGGTATTACCCGTGCGGAGAAGCAGCTGTTTCTCTCTTGTGCACGGATGCGGACCTTGTTCGGTCGAACGACCGCCAACCCGCCTTCCCGTTTTCTGGAGGAAATTCCGGATGAGCTGAAGGAAGACACTCAAATGGCTCAAGATCGCTACCGTCGCGGCGGCAATGTTGGTGGCTCATATGCTGGACGTGGCTTCGGCAGCGGAGGAGGCAGCAACTTCGGAGGAGGCCGCTCCAAGGATTTATCGCTTGGGGGTTCAACGGCTTCCGCAGCAGCAGCCCAGAAGAGCCGTGTGACGGTTACAACGGGAGCGCCTGCACGCCCGGCGACATCTGCTGGCAGCTCGGATGGCTTTAAGGCCGGCGATAAGGTAGCCCATGGCAAGTGGGGGACTGGAA